The following proteins are encoded in a genomic region of Pseudodesulfovibrio mercurii:
- the rpsO gene encoding 30S ribosomal protein S15, with the protein MVMTAEEKQKIIDEYKTAEGDTGSPEVQVALLTARITYLGEHFKTHKKDHHSRTGLLKLVGQRRKLLKYLQNKDIQRYRDLISRLGLRK; encoded by the coding sequence GTGGTGATGACTGCTGAAGAAAAACAGAAGATTATCGACGAGTACAAGACCGCCGAAGGCGACACCGGGTCTCCCGAGGTCCAGGTCGCGCTGCTGACCGCGCGCATCACCTACCTGGGCGAGCACTTCAAGACCCACAAGAAGGACCACCACTCCCGCACCGGTCTGCTCAAGCTTGTCGGCCAGCGCCGCAAGCTGCTCAAGTACTTGCAGAACAAGGACATCCAGCGCTACCGCGACCTCATCAGTCGCCTTGGTCTGCGCAAGTAG
- the truB gene encoding tRNA pseudouridine(55) synthase TruB: MGRRRNQRSPFQLDGLLILNKPSGPTSAACLNDIKHRLRQYKIGHGGTLDPMAEGVLLVLLGNGTKLAPYLTGGTKTYSGTFRLGITTDTFDIQGEVLKECPVDATPGDVEREILFWKELTEQEVPAYSAAKHQGKPLYALAREGLETPVKTKPIVVSHVEVLDANPLNAAFRVSCSAGTYIRSLVHSLGTRMGCGAALTSLVREASEPFRLEQAYSLEDVLEHPELFPERVIPLRDTLPHWPRFRLTEPLAGLVMNGSWLPVADQPGTLLAGELGDQAMLLGPDDEPLALVEAKLQDGKPRWAILRGLWNRD, translated from the coding sequence ATGGGACGCCGACGCAACCAGCGCAGCCCGTTCCAGCTCGACGGCCTGCTGATCCTGAACAAACCGTCCGGGCCCACCTCGGCCGCCTGCCTGAACGACATCAAGCACCGCCTCAGGCAGTACAAGATCGGCCACGGAGGGACCCTGGACCCAATGGCCGAGGGCGTGCTCCTGGTCCTGCTCGGCAACGGCACCAAGCTCGCGCCGTACCTGACCGGCGGGACCAAGACCTATTCCGGCACGTTTCGGCTCGGAATCACCACCGATACGTTTGATATCCAAGGAGAAGTCCTCAAAGAATGCCCGGTGGACGCCACCCCCGGCGATGTCGAACGTGAAATTTTGTTTTGGAAAGAGTTGACAGAGCAGGAAGTTCCTGCCTATTCGGCTGCCAAACACCAGGGCAAGCCGCTGTACGCCCTGGCCCGCGAGGGCCTGGAGACACCGGTCAAGACAAAGCCCATTGTTGTTTCTCATGTGGAAGTGTTGGACGCGAATCCGCTCAACGCGGCATTCAGGGTCAGCTGTTCCGCGGGCACCTACATACGATCCCTGGTCCACAGCTTGGGGACACGAATGGGGTGCGGCGCGGCGCTGACCAGCCTGGTCAGGGAGGCCAGCGAGCCCTTTCGGCTCGAACAGGCCTACTCCCTGGAGGACGTCCTGGAGCATCCGGAGCTGTTTCCGGAACGGGTGATCCCCCTGCGGGACACCCTGCCCCACTGGCCGAGGTTTCGGTTGACCGAACCGCTGGCCGGACTCGTCATGAACGGGTCCTGGCTGCCGGTGGCCGACCAGCCCGGCACCCTGCTGGCGGGCGAACTCGGCGACCAGGCCATGCTGCTCGGTCCCGACGACGAACCCCTGGCACTGGTGGAGGCCAAGCTTCAGGACGGCAAGCCCAGATGGGCCATTCTCCGGGGACTCTGGAACCGGGACTGA